A window of the Miscanthus floridulus cultivar M001 chromosome 14, ASM1932011v1, whole genome shotgun sequence genome harbors these coding sequences:
- the LOC136505997 gene encoding uncharacterized protein, translated as MPTSALKRPSSGGGRLRRLLASLLPPARAGPLPVQTGFPTSLADIVVKNHGRLRNSRRRHRAPGADPAPTAATEPALVVPQQRRELSVDHDAAAAAAAAGAPVPARPVKGAGFSIRPGLVAAGGAVALALLVIWSKQLVAAATLASVALSWIESVRTARPRRPETKEEVDSRRGRGRGSVSPIREAAESPRLSCGECESDNGGSDAASLCSPDAGSGDLGCDDTSSSVNNPKQSRRSLRKLKLLANKLRNGKTPRGRDSRHGGEAGEHEHPETPRRLNAEPAAAAVAPAEETPAPPLEAITVNDEDRCHRRRGGALPLPALVPIILAGLVAGKLPALALAVLCAAFSSSVERVPAGQASR; from the coding sequence GCGCGGGGCCGCTCCCAGTGCAGACCGGCTTCCCGACCTCCCTCGCCGACATCGTCGTCAAGAACCACGGCCGCCTCAGGAACTCCAGACGGCGGCACCGCGCCCCCGGCGCCGACCCGGCGCCCACCGCTGCCACGGAGCCGGCGCTCGTTGTGCCCCAGCAAAGGCGCGAGCTTTCGGTGGATCAcgacgcggcggcggcagcggcagcggcaggagCACCGGTGCCGGCACGCCCCGTCAAAGGCGCGGGCTTCAGCATCCGGCCGGGGCTCGTCGCGGCCGGCGGCGCCGTGGCGCTTGCGCTGCTGGTGATCTGGAGCAAGCAGCTGGTGGCCGCGGCCACGCTCGCGTCGGTGGCGCTATCGTGGATCGAGTCCGTCAGGACCGCTCGTCCTCGGCGGCCGGAGACGAAGGAAGAGGTGGATTCgcgccgcgggcgcgggcgcggatcCGTCTCGCCGATCCGAGAGGCGGCGGAGTCGCCCAGGCTGAGCTGCGGCGAGTGCGAGTCCGACAACGGAGGCAGCGACGCCGCCTCGCTCTGCTCTCCCGACGCCGGTAGCGGTGACCTCGGCTGCGACGACACGTCGTCGTCGGTGAATAATCCGAAACAGAGCAGGAGGTCGCTGCGGAAGCTAAAGCTACTGGCCAACAAGTTGCGGAACGGTAAGACGCCCCGGGGCAGGGACTCCCGTCACGGCGGCGAGGCAGGCGAGCACGAGCACCCGGAGACGCCGAGGAGACTCAACGCGGAGCCCGCAGCAGCAGCTGTTGCTCCGGCCGAGGAGACGCCTGCGCCGCCACTGGAGGCGATCACCGTCAACGACGAGGATCGCTGCCACCGCCGACGCGGGGGCGCATTGCCGTTGCCCGCGTTGGTGCCGATCATCCTCGCCGGCCTCGTCGCCGGGAAGCTCCCGGCGCTGGCGCTGGCCGTGCTCTGCGCGGCGTTCTCCAGCTCAGTCGAGAGAGTTCCAGCAGGGCAGGCCAGCAGGTAG